From the Candidatus Krumholzibacteriota bacterium genome, one window contains:
- the murG gene encoding undecaprenyldiphospho-muramoylpentapeptide beta-N-acetylglucosaminyltransferase — MKIIFSGGGTGGHLYPALAVVDEIKARSLPLEALFVGTKAGMESEILQKYGYDIKFISSRGMRGKNIFGLVNTAFSLALGIIQALVIQLRFKPDIVFGFGGYASAAVVIASSFSKCGVMLQEQNSIPGITNRLLSKLADRVYLGFESAGEYFKKKDNIVITGNPLRRVITKEYNNRPYESFGLKENIPTLLVFGGSQGARSLNQAAVEYFLAGNNNIQGIIQTGSRGYRWVNERIGEVEGVFVTDYIMDIRDAYQVADVALARAGALSVSELAAVGIPSVLVPYPHSVDDHQIHNARFMASAGASVVIDDSVLDGKHLETALEEIVGDSERFEMMKKSALDIGVRDASRRIVDDMLEFYQRKSKGVSKKRFSDKKLI; from the coding sequence GTGAAGATTATTTTTTCCGGAGGAGGTACTGGAGGGCATCTCTATCCCGCTCTTGCTGTTGTGGATGAAATAAAAGCAAGGAGCCTCCCTTTAGAAGCTTTGTTTGTTGGAACGAAGGCAGGTATGGAATCGGAAATACTTCAGAAGTACGGATATGATATAAAGTTTATAAGCTCGCGGGGAATGAGGGGTAAGAACATTTTCGGCCTGGTTAATACCGCGTTCAGTCTTGCTCTGGGAATAATACAGGCTCTTGTAATTCAATTGAGGTTTAAACCGGATATAGTTTTTGGATTTGGAGGATACGCGAGCGCCGCGGTTGTAATTGCTTCGAGTTTTTCAAAATGCGGCGTGATGCTGCAGGAACAGAATTCGATTCCCGGAATTACAAACAGGCTGTTATCGAAGTTAGCAGACCGTGTATATCTGGGTTTTGAAAGTGCCGGGGAATATTTTAAAAAGAAGGATAATATTGTTATAACCGGCAACCCGCTGCGAAGAGTAATAACGAAAGAATACAACAATAGACCTTATGAATCTTTTGGGTTGAAAGAGAATATTCCGACTCTACTCGTATTTGGGGGAAGTCAGGGAGCGAGATCTCTCAACCAAGCCGCTGTAGAGTATTTCCTGGCGGGTAATAATAATATACAGGGGATAATACAGACAGGTTCAAGAGGATACCGGTGGGTGAATGAGAGAATCGGAGAAGTGGAAGGAGTATTTGTCACTGATTACATAATGGATATCCGCGACGCTTATCAAGTTGCGGATGTTGCTTTGGCGAGAGCCGGAGCACTGAGCGTGTCAGAACTCGCCGCGGTAGGGATTCCGTCAGTACTTGTACCCTATCCTCATTCTGTAGATGATCACCAGATTCATAACGCCCGTTTTATGGCCAGCGCCGGAGCCTCTGTAGTCATAGATGATTCCGTGCTTGACGGCAAGCATCTTGAAACTGCGTTGGAAGAAATTGTCGGGGATTCTGAAAGGTTTGAAATGATGAAGAAATCGGCCCTTGATATAGGAGTCAGAGATGCTTCCCGCAGAATAGTGGATGATATGTTGGAATTCTATCAAAGAAAATCAAAGGGTGTTTCTAAGAAACGTTTTAGTGATAAGAAACTTATATAG
- the murC gene encoding UDP-N-acetylmuramate--L-alanine ligase produces the protein MLGKRKHVHFIGIGGIGMSGIAEVLINLGFEITGSDLKSTAVTRHLESLGAKIWKGHRKENVSESDVVVVSSAVSPSNPEVVEAGRRNIPIIPRSDMLGELMTIREGIAIAGAHGKTTTTSIAAEVVSRAGMDPTVVVGGKVKALKANARLGKGKFIIAEVDESDGYFVRLSPVIAMITNIDREHIDCYGSIENIYEAFITFAGRVPFHGAVICCIDNSHVRTIIPKIDRRVITFGLSEDADVRGVIKEYSEEGTSFTLYINGERRGDLFINLPGRYNVLNALGVCALSEEIGINFEALKKGLLKFQGVGRRFEFKGETGGILFLDDYAHHPTEIQSVIDTARKNFSRRIVAVFQPHRYTRTRDLYSEFSTCFSKADQVFITDVYAAGEEALPGVSGELIYRVVMRNNTGTVDYLPDRRDLKSSVSDFIKEGDLVLTLGAGDIWRLGEEILKEKRLEYEKK, from the coding sequence ATGCTGGGAAAGAGAAAACATGTTCATTTTATTGGTATCGGCGGGATTGGTATGAGCGGGATAGCCGAAGTATTAATAAATCTCGGATTTGAAATTACGGGATCTGATTTAAAAAGTACCGCGGTTACCAGACATCTCGAATCACTGGGAGCAAAAATATGGAAGGGACATAGAAAAGAGAATGTTTCAGAGAGTGATGTGGTTGTCGTTTCTTCCGCTGTATCTCCTTCGAATCCCGAAGTTGTAGAAGCCGGCAGAAGAAATATTCCTATTATCCCCCGGTCAGACATGCTGGGTGAATTAATGACGATAAGGGAGGGTATCGCGATTGCCGGCGCGCATGGTAAAACTACAACAACATCAATCGCGGCTGAGGTTGTCAGCAGGGCGGGAATGGACCCTACAGTAGTTGTTGGAGGAAAGGTCAAGGCTTTAAAAGCGAACGCGAGGCTTGGCAAAGGTAAATTCATTATCGCGGAAGTTGACGAAAGTGACGGATACTTTGTCAGATTATCTCCTGTTATCGCTATGATAACAAATATTGACAGGGAACATATAGATTGTTACGGGAGTATCGAAAATATATATGAAGCGTTTATAACTTTCGCGGGGCGTGTTCCTTTTCACGGCGCAGTAATATGTTGTATAGACAACTCTCATGTTAGGACGATTATTCCTAAAATAGACCGTAGAGTAATAACTTTCGGGTTAAGTGAAGATGCTGATGTTAGAGGAGTTATCAAAGAATATAGTGAGGAGGGAACAAGTTTTACCCTTTATATCAATGGGGAGAGAAGAGGGGACCTATTTATTAATCTTCCCGGGCGTTATAATGTTTTGAATGCGCTTGGTGTTTGTGCCCTATCCGAGGAGATTGGAATTAATTTCGAAGCCCTTAAGAAGGGGCTTCTAAAGTTCCAGGGTGTCGGCAGAAGATTTGAGTTTAAAGGAGAGACAGGGGGAATCCTTTTTCTTGATGATTACGCGCACCATCCCACTGAGATTCAATCTGTAATCGATACAGCCAGAAAGAATTTCTCAAGGAGAATTGTTGCCGTCTTCCAACCACACCGGTATACACGGACAAGGGATTTATATTCGGAGTTCAGCACATGTTTTAGTAAGGCGGATCAGGTCTTTATTACCGATGTCTATGCCGCGGGTGAGGAAGCACTGCCCGGTGTAAGCGGCGAGCTCATATACAGGGTTGTTATGAGAAATAATACTGGAACTGTTGATTATCTGCCGGACAGACGGGATTTGAAGAGCTCCGTATCGGATTTTATAAAAGAAGGTGATTTAGTTTTAACACTTGGAGCCGGTGATATCTGGCGTTTAGGAGAGGAAATCCTCAAAGAGAAAAGGCTAGAATATGAGAAGAAATAG
- a CDS encoding cell division protein FtsQ/DivIB: MRRNSKSVMASRNSTVNKNHSSRLILLFTIIFIAGGGLYLWFFTGVFTVRQINIYEGTDLPFDALSKCKEQYIGCNIFTIPLEELKMDILECGDVEDVVFKRNSFHSINCYLKARNPVAAVLCGEVREVDENGVFLSRNITGKSVDLPLITGIKDIDDETGRKELKKALKVLDIFKKSGFSPAHQLSEIHIEEEEVALVWMGSGSIIRLGKYSLEQRVHKLKSVYKVLMEQEIFPKMVDLRFSRQVVIR; this comes from the coding sequence ATGAGAAGAAATAGTAAATCAGTTATGGCTTCGCGCAATTCGACGGTCAATAAGAATCACAGTTCCCGTTTGATCCTGCTCTTTACGATAATTTTCATAGCAGGGGGAGGGTTATATCTCTGGTTTTTTACCGGAGTTTTTACCGTTCGACAAATAAATATCTACGAAGGAACAGACTTGCCGTTTGATGCACTTTCAAAGTGTAAAGAACAATATATCGGATGTAACATCTTTACAATTCCACTTGAAGAATTAAAAATGGATATCCTCGAGTGCGGGGATGTGGAAGATGTAGTTTTCAAGCGAAACTCTTTCCACAGTATCAATTGCTATTTGAAAGCCAGAAACCCAGTTGCGGCTGTGCTCTGCGGGGAAGTCCGTGAAGTTGACGAAAACGGGGTGTTTCTTTCGAGAAATATTACAGGTAAAAGTGTGGATCTGCCTCTGATTACAGGGATTAAAGATATAGATGATGAAACAGGCAGGAAAGAGTTGAAGAAAGCCCTTAAGGTTCTGGATATATTTAAAAAATCCGGGTTTTCACCAGCCCATCAATTGTCCGAGATTCATATTGAAGAAGAGGAAGTTGCTCTTGTGTGGATGGGGAGCGGGTCGATAATACGTCTCGGAAAATACAGTTTAGAACAGCGAGTTCATAAATTGAAGAGTGTTTACAAAGTGCTTATGGAACAGGAAATTTTTCCAAAGATGGTTGATCTGCGTTTCAGCCGTCAAGTTGTAATCAGATAA